A window of Ptychodera flava strain L36383 chromosome 1, AS_Pfla_20210202, whole genome shotgun sequence contains these coding sequences:
- the LOC139129613 gene encoding prostaglandin reductase 1-like isoform X1, with protein MVKAKRFILAKQFDGFPKDSDIQLVEVELPEIKDGEFLCEAVYLSVDPYMRAFSFSLKEGDVMYGQQVAKVIETKNADYPVGTHVITEVIGLGWRSHFVSSEGVVTKLDHPEEIPLSQAMGVLGMVGMTAYFGFVDICQPKEGETVVVNGAAGAVGSLVGQIAKIKGCRVVGFAGSDDKVKYLKSLGFDEAFNYKTIDLDETLKKAAPNGVDIYFDNVGGKFSSIVRNHVNKYGRISQCGFISQYNLKEPDMLPCFDSVMVFKEIKCQGFLAESFSDRYPEGKKFMAEWYLKGKLKLDEHITEGFENMKKAFFELFTGANTGKALVTV; from the exons ATGGTGAAGGCAAAGAGATTCATCCTAGCCAAACAATTCGACGGATTTCCAAAGGACAGTGACATACAGCTCGTTGAAGTTGAACTTCCTGAAATCAAGGATGGAG AATTTCTATGCGAAGCTGTGTACCTCTCCGTTGATCCCTACATGAG AGCCTTCAGTTTTTCGTTAAAAGAGGGTGATGTAATGTATGGTCAACAAGTAGCAAA AGTTATTGAAACTAAAAATGCGGACTATCCTGTGGGTACCCATGTTATTACAGAAGTGATCGGTTTAGGCTGGAGAAGCCACTTTGTTTCGTCTGAGGGCGTTGTTACTAAACTTGACCATCCCGAGGAGATACCACTGTCACAAGCAATGGGAGTCTTAGGTATGGTAGG AATGACTGCGTACTTTGGATTCGTGGACATATGTCAACCGAAAGAGGGCGAGACAGTCGTTGTCAATGGTGCAGCCGGTGCTGTCGGCAGTCTGGTCGGGCAAATCGCAAAAATTAAG GGATGCCGAGTGGTCGGCTTTGCCGGATCCGACGACAAAGTCAAGTATTTGAAAAGCCTTGGCTTCGATGAAGCATTCAATTACAAAACCATAGATCTGGATGAAACCCTCAAGAAGGCCGCCCCCAACGGCGTTGACATCTATTTTGATAAC GTCGGTGGCAAGTTTTCGTCGATTGTACGAAATCACGTGAACAAATATGGTCGTATCAGTCAGTGTGGCTTCATTTCACAGTACAACCTAAAAGAACCGGACATGC TTCCTTGCTTTGATAGCGTGATGGTTTTCAAAGAGATTAAATGTCAAGGTTTCCTTGCCGAATCGTTTTCGGACAGATACCCTGAAGGTAAAAAATTCATGGCAGAATGGTATTTGAAG GGAAAACTAAAACTAGACGAACACATCACGGAGGGATTCGAAAACATGAAGAAGGCGTTCTTCGAGCTGTTCACTGGTGCCAACACCGGCAAAGCATTGGTTACAGTTTGA
- the LOC139129613 gene encoding prostaglandin reductase 1-like isoform X2: MRAFSFSLKEGDVMYGQQVAKVIETKNADYPVGTHVITEVIGLGWRSHFVSSEGVVTKLDHPEEIPLSQAMGVLGMVGMTAYFGFVDICQPKEGETVVVNGAAGAVGSLVGQIAKIKGCRVVGFAGSDDKVKYLKSLGFDEAFNYKTIDLDETLKKAAPNGVDIYFDNVGGKFSSIVRNHVNKYGRISQCGFISQYNLKEPDMLPCFDSVMVFKEIKCQGFLAESFSDRYPEGKKFMAEWYLKGKLKLDEHITEGFENMKKAFFELFTGANTGKALVTV, translated from the exons ATGAG AGCCTTCAGTTTTTCGTTAAAAGAGGGTGATGTAATGTATGGTCAACAAGTAGCAAA AGTTATTGAAACTAAAAATGCGGACTATCCTGTGGGTACCCATGTTATTACAGAAGTGATCGGTTTAGGCTGGAGAAGCCACTTTGTTTCGTCTGAGGGCGTTGTTACTAAACTTGACCATCCCGAGGAGATACCACTGTCACAAGCAATGGGAGTCTTAGGTATGGTAGG AATGACTGCGTACTTTGGATTCGTGGACATATGTCAACCGAAAGAGGGCGAGACAGTCGTTGTCAATGGTGCAGCCGGTGCTGTCGGCAGTCTGGTCGGGCAAATCGCAAAAATTAAG GGATGCCGAGTGGTCGGCTTTGCCGGATCCGACGACAAAGTCAAGTATTTGAAAAGCCTTGGCTTCGATGAAGCATTCAATTACAAAACCATAGATCTGGATGAAACCCTCAAGAAGGCCGCCCCCAACGGCGTTGACATCTATTTTGATAAC GTCGGTGGCAAGTTTTCGTCGATTGTACGAAATCACGTGAACAAATATGGTCGTATCAGTCAGTGTGGCTTCATTTCACAGTACAACCTAAAAGAACCGGACATGC TTCCTTGCTTTGATAGCGTGATGGTTTTCAAAGAGATTAAATGTCAAGGTTTCCTTGCCGAATCGTTTTCGGACAGATACCCTGAAGGTAAAAAATTCATGGCAGAATGGTATTTGAAG GGAAAACTAAAACTAGACGAACACATCACGGAGGGATTCGAAAACATGAAGAAGGCGTTCTTCGAGCTGTTCACTGGTGCCAACACCGGCAAAGCATTGGTTACAGTTTGA